Below is a genomic region from Astyanax mexicanus isolate ESR-SI-001 unplaced genomic scaffold, AstMex3_surface scaffold_53, whole genome shotgun sequence.
ttcTGCACGTGTTCAGGAACATCAGGTGGCTATATTTTTGATAACTACCTACTTTGCTACGCCAATTGAGAGGGGACTCATCATTGACTCCTCCTGTACCGGAGTGATAGTTCCTGATATAGTGCAATCCGTATTAAACCCACCATACCTTCctatacatttttgttaaatataaagtGTAAATATAGAGATCCTAATCGgaatttcttgttctttttctgtttcctttgctTATGTGCTGATTGTCTGACTTGGAGCTTCGTTTGGACAACTAGTTCGAAAATCCTCGCGTGTGGAAACCTAACGGTGCTAACAAAACACGCTTGAGTTGATCAGTAGAACTAAAGACCAAAACAGGTGAGTCCAGTCTTGATCAAAACATGGCAAATATAGACCCTGGTATAGAATTTGATAATAAATTCGGCCCAGGCAATTGGCAGTGGAAATCTCTTGCAGGTCAGATTGCAGGTTTAGCTAACGCAGTAGGGGAGTTTACTGGGAGTAAAAAGAGGGAGGATCTTTTGGCTAAGACCCTTAAACTGAATGTTGAGGCATGGACCAGAGAACAAGAGGGAGGCTGTGTAACTGAGGGTGTCTCCCTAATGGGTGTTTTCAACTATATGCttatctgtaaaactgacacagtGAAAAAGGCGCGCAAGACTTTCAGTACAGTCAGCATACTAAAACGGGCAGGGGCGAGACGTAGATTGAAAACTGCTGAGCGTGAATTGGCAGAACTGAAAGTACTGCGGGGAATCCTTTTGGGCATTTTGCCAGAGATGGTTACACACACAAAGGAGGAAGTTCCCCCAGCGGAGCAGAGCACTTCTGAAACTGCTCTCCAGGAACTCAATGACTCTACTACTAAGCCACAACAGGAAGCAGCAGTTCCGCCCCCACCATACCACACCACACTCAGCCCACGCAATCCATTCACACCTCAGCAGACTGATAAAAATACACCAGTTACTCACATGCTGCCAGTCATTACTATTAATTCAGGAAGAGTCACTATTGAACATCCTAACACTTCCTCACACAACACATATGCTGATTTGAATGAACAGCTTACTCAAATGAGGATTAATGCTACAGCACCTCAGCCAGCAGAGCCTTTTGTTGACTCTACACCAACTGATCCTTTTAGCAATCGCAAGCAGCATGAGTGTCCAGACCACGCCCAATCCCTGAGCAACATGACCACTTACTCTGACTTGGACATGGACTTAGACGTTACAGGGCCTATTCCGCCACCTAGGGGTAGGGTTAACATAACAGCAGAGTTACATGGGGAAATAGATGACACAGACTTACATGGGCATGACAAGCATAAAGGTGCAGCTACTAACAGACGTGAATACAAGGTTCATGACAAACGGGATAGGGACAGACGACAGGATAGTAGACTTACACAAACACATGATTGGGACGGCAGGCAGGAGGACTATGACGGTGAGGATGAGGACACCTCCACTGAGACTGATTCCCTACATGAAAGGGTTGACAGGGTGGGAGCTTTGTTAGACATATCAAGAGACCTACTTAACACCACCATGCAGGTACGCCGTCAGCTATCTGACGCAGTTGAACAAGATGACCACCATGTCCCGAGACAGTCAACAAGACATACTAAACCCCCTGTCAGATTCCCTGATGTGGAACAACCAGCAAACAATCTTCCATTGCTAACTAGTGGCAATGGAAACCCTAAATATGTGCCTTTATCATTAACAGATGCACAAACTATAGCTGATCAGCTTCCATCCCTCACTAGTGGGGCAGCCCCTTGGTTGAGAAAGCTTGATAGCTTAACGGGAGGACTCACCCTGGCTTTGGGTGATTTTAGGAATTTAATTAATAGGTCAACCACCAGCATGGAGGTGGCTGAACTAGAACGACAGGCCCTCATTACAACCGCTGCCAACAGTGAACCATTTCATTTGTACTCCCAGAACATATCTGATGTCATGCGACACATGTGGCCAACCAGGGCTGCTGCCACTGTGCCAGTTATCAGACCAATCCGGGTGAGCATCTCAGCAAGGCGGTGGAAGACTGGACCAACAGCGCTGGAACCCACCCTTCTAGGCCTCAAACAGCGTTGTGGTGGAGAAATGCTATTCTATCAGGTCTACCCAATTACATTAAGGTTAAGGTTGAGGATGATCCAGATATGGGGCCAGATAAACCTCATGACCAATGGGTGAGGCATATTCTATTCCATATGAATAAACACAAGGATAGGCAGGTTGAGGCAGCCAAACAGAAAAACCAGATGGAACTGGAACTGTTGAAAACTCAGCTACTAGAAGCTAGAAAAAATGTGAAGGATTCTaagaataaaccaaaaacagACACCATGCTGCCAGTTGTCCAGCAAGCTGCACCACCGGTGCAACAGACTCAACAGCAGTATCTGCCACCCCAGCAATTGCCACAACCAACTTTGGCCCAACCCAATTCTAATCAAGGTCAATCCAATTACAGTGGACCCTATGTGGCGAACAGGGGACGGGGACGTGGAAGGGGGCGTGGCAGAGGCCCACCTGTTTCACGTGCCTGTTTCAGATGCGGTAAATTTGATCATTGGGCAGCACAGTGCACTACTGCTCTTCCAACCCAGCCCCATTGGATGTCGATGCAGAATTCGGCACAAGGCACGTACCGTCCACCATTCCAGCCTCAATGGACACCCAATCAACATGTGGCACTTGGCACGGCGGCACCACCAACCCAGACCCACTGGGCACCCAACCACCATGCAGCACCAGGACAACCTCCAGCTGGACAATACAGCATGGAGCCCTGGGGTGGACAATGACGGGGCCCAGAGGAGCACCAGCACAGCATGGGAATGGCAGAACCCATGCTGTCACTGACCGTCGGTACCCTTGAGATCCCTTTCCTGGTGGATACGGGGCTACATGGTCTACATTGACAACTGCACTACCAGCCAACATGATGAGCAACCAATCCGTGCAGGTCAGGGGCTTCTCGGGGACTTCAACTTCACTGCCAAAGACCAAACCACTCCAGGTGCACAACGACATACAGACTGTCTTACACTCCTTTCTGATTGCACCTCAAGCACCACTGAACATTTGTGGTAGAGACTTATTGATGAAAATGGGTGTTTCCATTTTGTGTTCACCTGATGGCCTGACGCTGACATGGCTAAGCGGGCAGCAACGCATAAGACTTTCTGGATACACCGAGGGCATGTATCTCTTGCAGACTGGTCAAGACGAGACTGTGGACATATACTGGGGACTGTTGAATGATGACCAACCCCACACACCACAAACTCTTGAACTCTTTCAGCAATGGGCACCGTGGATCAGAGCATTGGCACCCTATGCCCCGCCTGCCGACCCGTACCACGTTACCCTGTTCTATGACGTAGGGGGAGACATTACATATTATGACACCTTCCAATCTGAATTGCAAGATACACAGTGGGAGGTCCAAACTAATGGCCTGTATTGTGGTCCTGAAGGAGTGGCAGCTCCTGTTACTTTGACACCACAGCAGTACAGCTGGTACAAAATGGATGAGACTGCAGCACCACACATGTCACTGGCTCTACACCCTAAACATGAGGCTAAGCAATTAGGACCCATGGTCAAACGTGCAAATGCGGCTACAGATTGGGTACAAACTCAGATCCCTGATGTGATGTTTTCCATAAGCACAAACACATATCACATCAGAGCTACTAACATTGAAACTGTTACAATGGAGCACCAGCTCCTGCCACGCCATCATGGCTGTGAAGATTCTGACCACCCAGACTCCATTGCCATGCTGGAATCTCTACCGGATGTTTTGTGGTCACAGGGTCCAGATGATGTAGGTTTTGTGGATCAGCCCCAGGTATCATTTAACATGGCCACACCTGAACCAATTTGGGTACCACAATATAGACACAAACCGGAGGCTATGGCCTCATTGGACAAAACCATTCAGGCACTCTTACAGGCCGGGGTACTGGAGCAATGCCAATCCGATTGGAATACTCCAATTTTGCCAGTACCTAAAAAAGAACCTGGTCAATACCGTATGGCACATGATCTGAGAGCTATAAATGCGGCACTAGCTACTAGCACCATACCAGTCCCAAACCCTTACACAACACTATCAGAACTAGGTCCAGACATGAAATGGTTTACTTGTATCGATTTGGCTAATGCTTTCTTTTGTGTACCATTGGCTGAGCACTGTAGGGACGTATGTGCATTTACACACAGGGGTATTCAGTATCGATACAGTAGATTGCCACAGGGCTTTGCCCTGAGCCCGGGATTGTTCAATCAAGCTCTTAGACGTAGTTTGGACTCTTGTAACCTTCCTGAAGGCTCCATTCTTTCTCAGTATGTCGATGACTTACTGGTTGGCGGCACAACGCCAGAGACGTGCTTAAACGCCACAAAAGCAGTGCTGGAATGTTTGGCCAATGCAGGGTACAAAGTCTCTAGGAGTAAGTTGCAATGTTGTAGAACACGGGTAACTTTTCTGGGGAGAGTGGTCACACAGGGCTCAACAGGCATGTCCGCCTCACACAGATCTACAATTCTGTCACACACTAAACCAATTACGGTTAGGGATATGTTGACATTTTTGGGCCTAGCTGGCTACAGCAGACAATACATTCCTGACTTTGTAGGACAAACGCAACCACTGAGGGACATGGTGAAATCCTTGGGCATGAGAAACCTTAGTGGGgtactttcctggacagtagaagcAGAGCAGGCTTTCATTGCTGTAAAACAAGCTTTAGCGACTGCAGCTGACCTATCTAGACCTGACTACTCTCTTCCAttttttctggatgtttctgaAACAGACACATTGGTTAATGGTGTACTTTTTCAGAAAAAGGAGGAAGGGAGAGCAGTACTTATGTATTTAAGCATCCCACTTGACTTGATTGAGAAAAGACAACCGCAATGCACCAGACATGTAGCAGGACTGACGAAGCTCGTTCAAAAAACTGCACACCTGGTAGCAGGATACCCACTGCACATACTAACAACACATGGCGTGGTAGCATATATAAACTCACAGATGTTCACCCTCACTCCTCTAAGACAGAGACGAATTCATAAAGTTCTGACAGCACCacacatcacatacacacaccaagGAGTCAACATGGCAGAAGGAATGCTAGAAGGTCCACCTCACGAGTGTGCAGAAAAGGTAGCAACACAGGAAAAAGTGAGACCAGACTTACTAGCCACACCAATTCCAGGCTCCTGGAACCTGTGGACTGATGGGTGCGGGTACAGAGCAGACACAGGTGAAATAAGGGCAGGATATGCGGTGGTTCAAGAAACCACAGGGGAAACAGATGAGTTCTGGACTGTAGCAGCAAAAGAGGTAAAACAAAACCCTTCAGCACAAAAAGCTGAGTTGCTAGCAGTAATTGCAGCACTAGAACTAGCTGAGGGTAGAGAGGTGACTATTTACAGCGATTCTGCGTGGGTAGTTTCAGCAGCACATGTAGACATTCCACACTGGAAACCGGCAGGATATGTAACAAGCTCAGGGAAACCTGTAAAACATCAGTCAGAACTGATGAAGCTAGAAGCTGCAATACACAAACCTACAAAGGTAGCTATTGTAAAATGCAAAGGACACCAAAAGGGGGACACCCTAGTGAGCAGAGGAAATGATGCAGCAGACAAAGCAGCAAAAAAGGCAGCTGGTTATACGGAGCCCGGTAACATGATGATATTGGACTCAAATGTCCCTTGGGAGCCGATACCTACAGGGGACGAACTGAGGCAGATTCAGGATAAAGCAACCCCAGAGGAAAAGTCAATGTGGTTAGCCAAGGGAGCAAGCTCAGATAGCCAAGTTTGGGTATCGAAAACAGGGCGACCAGTCTTACCTATGTCACTAGCCAGAGCAGTCCTAGAAGAGGCACACACTGTAGCACATGTAGGAAAACTGCAAATGATGAGGAATTTGAAACAATGGTGGCACCCATTTATGCTGCCCCTGGCAGTAGATTTCATCAGTCAATGCCAAGTTTGCCACACTCAAAATGTAGCAAAAGCATTTAAGGTAGCCCCAGGCAAGTTTCCACTGCCTagttgtcatggtgagcacatcCAGATTGACTATACGGATATGATTGATCAAATCAGAAAATACCGGTACCTCTTGGTAGTGGTAGACAGGTACTCAGGGTGGGTTGAGGCAATTCCTACCTTTAAGGAGGATGCTCGCTCAGTTTGCAAAATGTTGATCAACCACTGGATTCCACAACACGGGTTTCCTAGGAGAGTCCACTCAGATAACGGGTCGCATTTTACC
It encodes:
- the LOC103034229 gene encoding uncharacterized protein LOC103034229, producing the protein MMSNQSVQVRGFSGTSTSLPKTKPLQVHNDIQTVLHSFLIAPQAPLNICGRDLLMKMGVSILCSPDGLTLTWLSGQQRIRLSGYTEGMYLLQTGQDETVDIYWGLLNDDQPHTPQTLELFQQWAPWIRALAPYAPPADPYHVTLFYDVGGDITYYDTFQSELQDTQWEVQTNGLYCGPEGVAAPVTLTPQQYSWYKMDETAAPHMSLALHPKHEAKQLGPMVKRANAATDWVQTQIPDVMFSISTNTYHIRATNIETVTMEHQLLPRHHGCEDSDHPDSIAMLESLPDVLWSQGPDDVGFVDQPQVSFNMATPEPIWVPQYRHKPEAMASLDKTIQALLQAGVLEQCQSDWNTPILPVPKKEPGQYRMAHDLRAINAALATSTIPVPNPYTTLSELGPDMKWFTCIDLANAFFCVPLAEHCRDVCAFTHRGIQYRYSRLPQGFALSPGLFNQALRRSLDSCNLPEGSILSQYVDDLLVGGTTPETCLNATKAVLECLANAGYKVSRSKLQCCRTRVTFLGRVVTQGSTGMSASHRSTILSHTKPITVRDMLTFLGLAGYSRQYIPDFVGQTQPLRDMVKSLGMRNLSGVLSWTVEAEQAFIAVKQALATAADLSRPDYSLPFFLDVSETDTLVNGVLFQKKEEGRAVLMYLSIPLDLIEKRQPQCTRHVAGLTKLVQKTAHLVAGYPLHILTTHGVVAYINSQMFTLTPLRQRRIHKVLTAPHITYTHQGVNMAEGMLEGPPHECAEKVATQEKVRPDLLATPIPGSWNLWTDGCGYRADTGEIRAGYAVVQETTGETDEFWTVAAKEVKQNPSAQKAELLAVIAALELAEGREVTIYSDSAWVVSAAHVDIPHWKPAGYVTSSGKPVKHQSELMKLEAAIHKPTKVAIVKCKGHQKGDTLVSRGNDAADKAAKKAAGYTEPGNMMILDSNVPWEPIPTGDELRQIQDKATPEEKSMWLAKGASSDSQVWVSKTGRPVLPMSLARAVLEEAHTVAHVGKLQMMRNLKQWWHPFMLPLAVDFISQCQVCHTQNVAKAFKVAPGKFPLPSCHGEHIQIDYTDMIDQIRKYRYLLVVVDRYSGWVEAIPTFKEDARSVCKMLINHWIPQHGFPRRVHSDNGSHFTSKTLQWVEQALGLRHSYGSVYHPASQGQVERMNQNLKAKLAKIKLTTGMNWLDALPIALISIRSSVNRSTGFSPFELVRGVAFPGPQTALKAPSELPHGTANQGYECSIS